A window of the Desulforapulum autotrophicum HRM2 genome harbors these coding sequences:
- a CDS encoding HAD-IIB family hydrolase, whose translation MTKSKDGLYVALLSIHGLIRWHNLELGRDADTGGQTLYVVELAQALARQPGIKKVDLITQRVVDENVSSDYAQPIEKLGEKLRIVRIDAGPVAYLAKEELWDHLDFFTDNLADFFHGHECFPDIIHSHYADAGYVGSHLASLLGIPQVHTGHSLGRVKRSRLLASGLKAKEIDARFNMSRRIEAEELALASAERVITSTRQEIVEQYELYDHYQPDQMRVIPPGTDLNQFTPGNGEEMLTPFFNELTQHLKAPEKPIVLALSRPDRRKNITALIEAFGICPRLQELANLIIIAGNRDDIDDLEDGAQEVFHELLVAIDRYDLYGKVTLPKHHKRDQVPMIYRIAAATGGVFVNPALTEPFGLTLIEAAASGLPIVATEDGGPQDIIANCKNGFLVDPLEPETIAEAILRLIEDQELWQEFSSQGLQGVKENYSWDAHAKQYLAVVKPIAERSEQLLRVPVKQRAGLYRDRAIVSDLDQNLLGKTQSLQKLAEILRQNRTSSHFIIATGRRLDSALKLMKKHKIPEPDVLITSSGSEIYHAPTLAADTAWAKHIDYQWSPKKIKALLMDLPGLKIQPGSEQSRFKISYYIDPNEIDVEEIKQSLHREELSFFIQTAFGQFLDILPLRASKGMALRYVAEQLDLPLESFFVAGGSGADEDMMRGNTLAAVVANRHHEELSQLDDIERIYFSSRPNAAGILEALEYYDFFSTCKDPQETPKKDNVQ comes from the coding sequence ATTATTAAGCATACACGGATTGATCCGTTGGCATAATCTTGAGCTGGGACGCGATGCCGACACTGGCGGACAAACACTTTATGTCGTTGAACTCGCCCAGGCCCTTGCCAGACAACCCGGCATAAAAAAGGTTGACCTCATTACCCAGCGCGTTGTGGATGAAAATGTCTCCAGTGACTATGCCCAGCCAATAGAAAAACTTGGAGAAAAACTTCGAATCGTTCGCATTGATGCCGGACCTGTGGCCTACCTTGCCAAGGAAGAACTTTGGGATCATCTCGATTTTTTCACAGACAATCTGGCGGATTTTTTCCATGGCCACGAATGTTTCCCTGATATTATTCATAGCCACTATGCCGACGCAGGGTACGTTGGTTCCCACCTTGCCAGCCTTCTTGGAATACCGCAAGTTCACACGGGTCACTCCCTTGGCCGCGTAAAACGAAGTCGGCTCCTGGCAAGCGGTTTAAAAGCAAAGGAAATTGACGCTCGCTTTAATATGAGCCGGCGAATTGAGGCAGAAGAATTGGCTCTGGCCTCTGCGGAAAGGGTAATAACAAGTACTCGTCAGGAAATTGTAGAGCAATATGAGCTGTATGATCACTATCAACCGGATCAGATGCGGGTTATTCCACCGGGGACGGATCTTAATCAGTTCACTCCCGGGAATGGTGAAGAGATGTTGACACCCTTTTTCAATGAGCTGACCCAGCACTTGAAAGCACCCGAAAAACCGATCGTCCTTGCCCTTTCCCGACCAGACAGGCGCAAGAACATCACCGCTTTGATCGAAGCTTTCGGAATATGCCCGCGGTTACAGGAACTGGCAAACCTTATAATAATAGCGGGGAACCGTGATGATATTGATGATTTGGAAGACGGTGCCCAGGAGGTTTTCCATGAATTATTGGTAGCAATTGATCGTTACGATCTTTATGGAAAAGTGACCTTGCCAAAGCATCACAAGCGTGATCAGGTGCCGATGATTTACCGGATTGCGGCTGCCACGGGTGGCGTTTTTGTCAATCCGGCTTTAACAGAACCTTTCGGGTTGACCCTGATTGAAGCCGCTGCCAGTGGACTACCAATCGTCGCCACTGAGGACGGTGGTCCACAGGATATCATTGCTAACTGCAAAAATGGATTTTTAGTCGATCCCCTGGAACCGGAAACCATTGCTGAAGCAATATTAAGGCTCATTGAAGATCAAGAGTTATGGCAGGAATTTTCCAGTCAAGGTTTGCAGGGTGTTAAAGAAAATTATTCATGGGATGCCCATGCAAAGCAATACCTTGCTGTTGTAAAACCGATTGCGGAACGCTCAGAGCAGTTATTGCGCGTTCCGGTCAAACAGCGTGCCGGCCTCTATCGAGACAGGGCGATTGTGAGCGACCTAGATCAGAACCTGTTAGGAAAGACACAGTCGCTTCAAAAACTTGCTGAAATCCTCAGGCAGAATCGCACCAGCAGCCACTTTATAATTGCAACGGGAAGACGCCTTGATTCCGCACTTAAACTGATGAAAAAGCACAAGATACCGGAGCCGGATGTGCTCATTACCAGTAGCGGCAGCGAAATCTATCATGCACCAACCCTTGCAGCCGATACTGCCTGGGCTAAACACATAGATTATCAATGGTCACCCAAAAAGATAAAGGCGCTTCTGATGGATCTGCCGGGATTGAAAATTCAACCCGGCAGTGAGCAGAGCCGGTTTAAGATCAGTTATTATATTGACCCGAATGAAATTGACGTTGAGGAGATCAAACAATCGCTGCACAGGGAGGAATTATCCTTCTTTATCCAGACGGCCTTTGGTCAGTTTCTTGACATTCTACCTTTACGCGCCTCTAAAGGTATGGCCCTGCGTTACGTGGCAGAGCAGTTGGACCTTCCCCTTGAGTCGTTTTTTGTTGCCGGCGGATCCGGAGCCGATGAAGACATGATGCGGGGAAATACCCTGGCGGCAGTGGTTGCAAATCGCCATCATGAGGAATTGTCACAGTTGGATGATATTGAACGAATCTATTTTTCAAGCCGTCCAAATGCCGCAGGCATCCTTGAAGCCCTTGAATATTACGATTTTTTTTCAACCTGTAAAGACCCCCAGGAAACCCCAAAAAAAGACAATGTCCAATAA
- a CDS encoding HAD-IIB family hydrolase, whose protein sequence is MSNKLLLCTDMDRTVIPNGLHPEHPDARAQFRRLCNLPEIVLAYVTGRHLQLVEEAIKKYNLPEPDFIITDVGTKIYQKTCDNWISISQWQKQIAKDWQGKTHYQLQQALSRLPELKLQENSKQNDYKLSYYLPLSADHGKIEHQASLILAELGVNASLILSIDEPEQVGLLDVLPKNATKLHAIIFLQEYLDLGLEETIFCGDSGNDLPVLGSQIRSVLVANADRVIKKRSLELAEKNGSKGSLYVAEENDFPLGGNYCAGVLQGIAFYEPQIIKRLKIS, encoded by the coding sequence ATGTCCAATAAATTACTGCTCTGTACAGATATGGACCGGACGGTTATACCCAACGGTCTTCACCCAGAACACCCCGATGCCCGGGCACAGTTTCGCAGGCTATGCAACTTACCTGAAATTGTTTTGGCCTATGTTACCGGGCGTCACCTTCAGCTCGTGGAAGAGGCCATAAAGAAATACAACCTGCCTGAACCCGATTTTATAATTACCGACGTCGGCACAAAAATATATCAAAAGACCTGTGACAACTGGATTTCCATATCACAATGGCAGAAGCAGATCGCAAAAGACTGGCAGGGAAAAACTCACTACCAGCTGCAGCAGGCACTCAGCAGACTGCCCGAGCTGAAACTCCAGGAAAACAGCAAACAGAACGATTATAAGCTCAGTTATTATCTGCCTCTGAGTGCCGACCATGGAAAAATTGAGCACCAGGCGAGTCTGATTCTGGCAGAACTGGGCGTTAATGCCAGTCTGATTCTGAGCATTGATGAACCAGAGCAGGTCGGGTTACTTGATGTCCTCCCGAAAAACGCAACAAAACTGCATGCCATCATATTTCTCCAGGAGTACCTTGATTTGGGTCTGGAAGAAACCATATTTTGCGGTGACAGCGGTAATGATCTCCCTGTGCTGGGAAGTCAGATACGCTCGGTTCTTGTGGCCAATGCTGACCGGGTGATTAAAAAACGATCCCTTGAACTGGCTGAGAAAAATGGCAGTAAAGGGTCTCTTTATGTGGCTGAAGAGAACGATTTTCCTTTAGGTGGTAATTACTGTGCCGGTGTTTTGCAGGGGATTGCCTTTTATGAACCCCAGATAATAAAAAGGCTGAAGATATCATGA
- a CDS encoding carbohydrate kinase family protein — MTNHAGLYIFGEVLFDCFPTGEEILGGAPFNVAWHLQALGNQPGFISRVGKDSSGSKILYAMEKWGLDTTLVQIDNKHPTGKVQVTIENNEPYYEIVENCAYDFISDDMLSGKITQGILYHGSLCLRNPVARSAYSSIIQNTRLKIFMDVNLRAPWWKKDEVFSWLQKAHWAKMNQDELKLLVGAEKEIESQMAELQTACGLEQIIVTRGEQGTMVRTAQGKMHSLVPDKIELLIDTVGAGDAFSAVYIHGILADLPVDLNLRYAQQFAGKVIGLRGATTDDLNFYNEFTTSL, encoded by the coding sequence ATGACAAACCATGCTGGACTTTACATCTTTGGAGAGGTACTTTTTGACTGTTTCCCAACCGGAGAAGAAATTCTCGGCGGGGCGCCGTTTAACGTTGCCTGGCATCTACAGGCCCTGGGCAATCAGCCCGGTTTCATCTCACGCGTGGGAAAAGACTCATCCGGCAGCAAGATTCTTTATGCCATGGAAAAATGGGGGTTGGATACCACCCTGGTTCAGATTGATAACAAACACCCGACGGGGAAGGTTCAGGTGACAATCGAAAACAACGAGCCGTATTACGAGATTGTTGAAAATTGCGCCTATGACTTTATCTCTGATGATATGTTGTCTGGAAAAATCACCCAAGGTATTTTGTACCATGGAAGTCTGTGCCTGCGAAATCCGGTCGCTCGCTCAGCATATAGCTCTATTATCCAGAATACGCGGCTGAAAATTTTCATGGATGTCAACCTGCGTGCACCGTGGTGGAAGAAGGACGAGGTTTTTTCCTGGCTCCAGAAAGCGCATTGGGCAAAGATGAACCAGGATGAATTAAAGCTGCTGGTCGGGGCAGAAAAAGAGATCGAATCCCAGATGGCAGAACTGCAGACAGCCTGTGGGTTGGAGCAAATAATCGTCACCCGGGGTGAACAGGGCACCATGGTCAGAACAGCACAGGGAAAGATGCATTCCCTTGTGCCCGATAAAATTGAACTATTGATTGACACGGTAGGCGCAGGTGATGCATTTAGTGCCGTCTATATCCATGGAATTCTTGCAGATTTGCCTGTTGATCTGAATCTTCGTTATGCCCAGCAGTTTGCAGGCAAGGTAATCGGGTTGCGTGGTGCTACAACTGACGATTTGAACTTTTATAATGAATTTACCACCTCGCTTTAA